In Idiomarina sp. PL1-037, a single genomic region encodes these proteins:
- a CDS encoding GspE/PulE family protein: MKRPRLKMRLGDLLVHEQIISEEQLQKALEEQNVSGRKLGATLTDLGFISEHQLLEFLAQQLKLPLISISERKIPPEAFKLLPEVQARRHRALVIEADEKKALVGMSDPADLSSIDAINQLLAPRHVELAVVPEGELMQAFDNLYRRTKEIETFASQLQDEYDDTSEFELGQLSLDDDTDEATVAKLLQSIFEDAVQVRASDIHIEPDDRKLRIRQRVDGVLQENVLDETNIANALVLRLKLMAGLDISERRLPQDGRFNMKIRKHSIDVRVSTMPVQYGESCVLRLLDQSAGLLSLEQTGMPDAIVKRIRALIKRPHGMLLVTGPTGSGKTTTLYGALSELNTEGKKVITVEDPVEYRLPRISQVQVNSKIGLDFSRVLRTTLRQDPDIIMVGEMRDHETVEIGLRGSITGHLVLSTLHTNDAITSAMRLIDMGAPPYLVAAALRGILAQRLVRRVCDKCTEDYQPDEAESQWLEHLKEGSSGYSFKRGVGCQTCNHTGYRGRIGVFELLEMNTAMMDALRDGNTREFATAAKAHPGYQSMATVALDYAREGVTSVDEVLFLAESVEDSI; this comes from the coding sequence ATGAAGCGTCCTCGTCTTAAAATGCGACTGGGTGATTTGCTGGTTCACGAGCAAATCATCAGTGAAGAGCAACTGCAAAAAGCACTGGAAGAGCAAAATGTTAGTGGGCGTAAACTGGGTGCAACCCTAACCGACCTGGGCTTTATTTCGGAACATCAGCTGCTCGAGTTTCTGGCGCAACAGTTAAAGCTGCCGCTTATTAGTATCTCAGAGCGTAAAATCCCACCAGAAGCCTTCAAGCTGCTTCCGGAAGTTCAGGCGCGTCGCCACCGGGCTCTGGTTATTGAAGCCGACGAGAAAAAAGCTCTGGTTGGTATGAGTGACCCGGCCGACTTGTCTTCAATTGATGCGATAAATCAGTTACTTGCTCCGCGTCACGTAGAGTTGGCAGTCGTGCCTGAAGGCGAATTGATGCAGGCTTTTGATAACCTTTATCGACGCACCAAAGAAATTGAAACCTTTGCCAGCCAATTACAAGATGAGTACGACGACACCAGTGAGTTTGAGCTGGGGCAGTTAAGTCTTGATGACGACACCGATGAAGCCACAGTAGCTAAATTGCTGCAGTCCATTTTTGAAGACGCAGTGCAGGTCAGAGCCTCCGACATTCACATAGAGCCGGACGACCGAAAATTAAGGATCCGTCAACGTGTGGATGGTGTGCTGCAGGAAAACGTATTAGATGAAACCAACATAGCAAACGCCCTGGTTTTGCGTTTAAAGCTTATGGCCGGGCTGGATATTTCTGAACGACGTCTGCCGCAGGACGGTCGGTTTAATATGAAAATCCGCAAACACAGTATCGACGTTCGGGTATCAACCATGCCGGTTCAGTATGGCGAGTCCTGTGTATTGCGTTTGCTGGATCAGTCTGCCGGGCTGTTGTCGCTGGAGCAAACGGGGATGCCTGACGCTATTGTTAAGCGTATACGGGCTTTAATTAAACGTCCGCACGGCATGCTTCTGGTAACCGGGCCTACCGGCTCGGGAAAAACCACGACCTTATACGGTGCACTTAGCGAGCTGAATACCGAAGGCAAAAAAGTGATTACGGTAGAAGACCCGGTTGAGTATCGTCTGCCGCGTATTTCGCAGGTGCAGGTGAACAGTAAAATTGGGCTGGATTTCTCACGGGTTTTGCGCACCACCTTACGTCAGGATCCCGACATTATCATGGTGGGTGAGATGCGCGACCATGAAACCGTTGAAATAGGTTTGCGCGGCTCTATTACCGGTCACCTGGTTTTATCCACATTACATACCAATGATGCTATTACCAGCGCCATGCGCTTAATTGATATGGGCGCGCCGCCTTATTTAGTGGCCGCAGCTTTGCGCGGCATTTTGGCTCAGCGTTTAGTACGCCGGGTTTGCGATAAATGCACCGAAGATTATCAGCCCGATGAAGCTGAAAGTCAGTGGCTGGAGCATTTGAAAGAGGGAAGTTCGGGCTATTCTTTTAAACGCGGAGTGGGCTGCCAGACATGCAACCATACCGGCTACCGTGGGCGTATTGGTGTGTTTGAACTGCTCGAGATGAACACTGCAATGATGGATGCGTTAAGAGACGGGAATACCCGCGAATTCGCGACGGCGGCTAAAGCTCACCCAGGGTATCAGTCCATGGCGACAGTGGCACTGGACTATGCTCGGGAGGGGGTTACCAGCGTTGATGAGGTATTGTTTCTGGCAGAAAGTGTTGAGGACAGTATCTAA
- a CDS encoding type II secretion system F family protein yields MQFRYRARDKAGQLQQGSLDASDERNAADVLMRRGLVPLSIHSVKRQNFSLLGSGFGESLKSAFQQKVSLDELIIFCRQMYSLTQAGIPMLRAIEGLADTTQNKRLRKTLQDVHGQLEQGRNLSTAMSQHRGVFPRLVIAIVHVGENTGQLEESFQQLSVYLEKEQDTRKRIKAATRYPSFVLIALVIAMFVLNIFVIPTFASMFSRFNVELPWATRALLGSSNFFVAYWHMLLIAMVGAYFGLRYYIATDNGRLKWDSLKLKTPIIGSILMRSMLGRFARSFSVMIGAGVPLTQALSLVAEAVDNAWMEKRIIEMRRGIERGENLSRVARQSGLFTPLILQMISVGEETGRVDVLLLEVAEYYERETDYDLKTLTARIEPLMIAVVAVMVLILALGIFTPMWDMMSAYQGR; encoded by the coding sequence ATGCAGTTTCGGTATCGTGCACGGGATAAAGCCGGACAGTTGCAGCAGGGCTCACTGGATGCCAGTGATGAGCGCAATGCCGCCGATGTACTGATGCGTCGCGGCTTGGTGCCGTTATCGATTCATTCGGTAAAACGCCAGAACTTCTCTTTGCTGGGCAGCGGCTTTGGAGAAAGTTTAAAGTCTGCGTTTCAGCAAAAAGTGTCGCTGGACGAACTGATTATATTTTGTCGCCAAATGTATTCGCTGACGCAAGCTGGTATTCCTATGCTGCGGGCTATTGAAGGGCTGGCAGACACAACCCAGAACAAGCGCTTACGTAAGACTTTACAGGATGTGCATGGCCAACTGGAGCAGGGCCGTAATTTATCGACAGCAATGTCCCAGCACCGGGGTGTTTTCCCCAGGCTGGTCATTGCTATTGTGCATGTGGGCGAAAATACCGGGCAGCTGGAAGAATCCTTTCAGCAGCTGTCGGTTTATTTAGAGAAAGAACAAGACACCAGAAAGCGAATAAAAGCCGCAACCCGCTACCCAAGCTTTGTTCTTATTGCGCTCGTCATTGCCATGTTTGTACTGAACATTTTTGTTATTCCAACTTTCGCTTCTATGTTCAGCCGGTTTAATGTTGAACTGCCCTGGGCAACCCGCGCCTTGTTGGGCTCGTCTAATTTTTTCGTCGCCTATTGGCATATGTTGTTGATTGCAATGGTCGGGGCTTATTTTGGTCTGCGGTATTACATAGCAACAGACAACGGAAGACTGAAGTGGGACAGCCTAAAGTTGAAAACACCCATTATTGGCTCCATTTTAATGCGTTCTATGCTAGGTCGTTTTGCCCGCAGCTTTTCGGTCATGATAGGAGCCGGCGTTCCACTGACACAGGCTTTATCTTTGGTTGCCGAAGCGGTGGATAACGCCTGGATGGAAAAACGTATTATTGAAATGCGCCGCGGCATTGAACGAGGCGAAAACTTGTCGCGAGTTGCCCGTCAGTCAGGCCTGTTTACGCCATTAATTTTGCAAATGATATCGGTTGGTGAAGAAACCGGCCGGGTTGATGTTTTGCTGTTAGAGGTCGCCGAATATTACGAACGCGAAACCGACTACGATCTCAAAACCTTAACCGCTCGTATTGAGCCATTAATGATAGCCGTTGTGGCGGTTATGGTATTGATTCTCGCGCTGGGCATATTTACCCCAATGTGGGACATGATGAGTGCGTATCAGGGACGATAA
- the pyrC gene encoding dihydroorotase has translation MQSLTIPRPDDWHLHLRDGAMLQTTVPATAAVFHRAVVMPNLVPPVTTVAAAIEYRERILAEIPAGMSFNPLMALYLTADTTPAEIAEAAANEHVIGFKLYPSGATTNSAAGVKSVEALAPVLAAMQEHEVPLLVHGEVTDSDIDIFDRERVFIERHLIPITERFPQLKLVLEHITTADAVKFVENANSNVAATMTPQHLLMNRNDLLVGGIRPHNYCLPILKRQSHQQALQQAALSGNPKFFLGTDSAPHVQASKETACGCAGCYSAPAAIELYAEFFSQHNALDKLANFASVFGADFYQLPRNTETIELVQQPWTVAETVDTATGPMVPYWAGADLQWKLRG, from the coding sequence ATGCAAAGCTTAACAATTCCAAGACCTGATGACTGGCACCTGCATTTACGCGATGGTGCTATGTTGCAAACTACCGTACCTGCAACTGCGGCAGTGTTTCATCGTGCCGTGGTTATGCCAAATCTTGTACCTCCGGTAACCACCGTAGCAGCCGCTATAGAGTATCGTGAAAGAATTTTGGCCGAGATCCCTGCTGGCATGAGTTTTAATCCTCTCATGGCTTTGTATCTCACGGCAGACACGACCCCAGCAGAAATTGCTGAAGCAGCTGCAAACGAGCACGTTATTGGTTTCAAGCTCTATCCTTCAGGAGCCACTACAAATTCAGCCGCTGGTGTGAAGTCGGTAGAAGCTCTGGCTCCGGTACTGGCAGCTATGCAGGAGCATGAGGTACCTTTGCTGGTGCATGGTGAAGTCACCGACAGCGACATCGATATCTTTGACCGCGAACGAGTCTTTATTGAGCGGCATTTAATTCCGATAACCGAGCGCTTCCCGCAGTTAAAGCTCGTGCTGGAGCACATTACAACCGCCGACGCGGTTAAGTTTGTCGAAAATGCCAACAGTAATGTCGCAGCAACAATGACCCCACAACATTTACTGATGAACCGTAACGACTTGCTGGTCGGTGGTATCCGTCCACACAACTATTGTCTGCCAATTTTAAAACGCCAGTCACACCAGCAGGCTTTGCAACAGGCGGCATTATCCGGTAACCCTAAGTTTTTCCTCGGCACTGACTCAGCCCCGCATGTTCAGGCAAGTAAAGAAACGGCTTGTGGTTGCGCTGGTTGTTATTCAGCTCCAGCTGCAATTGAGCTGTATGCTGAATTTTTTAGTCAGCATAACGCGCTGGATAAACTGGCGAATTTTGCCAGTGTTTTTGGTGCTGACTTTTATCAGTTGCCCCGCAATACTGAGACCATTGAACTGGTTCAGCAGCCATGGACCGTTGCTGAAACGGTAGACACGGCAACAGGCCCTATGGTGCCATATTGGGCTGGGGCTGATTTGCAATGGAAACTGCGTGGCTAG
- a CDS encoding general secretion pathway protein GspB: MLRVITFLLLTVSLSTFSQERDPTQPPFTASQPSVEMDSWGQNIRLSQIYYSDQSQSARINGEWVKPGDNVDGFRVSSVNPNSVILEKNNERVEITLFKPIKQNEKGNPGAVQ; this comes from the coding sequence GTGCTTAGAGTCATTACTTTTTTATTGCTTACGGTTTCGCTTTCGACTTTTTCGCAAGAGAGGGACCCGACTCAGCCTCCGTTCACTGCCAGTCAGCCTTCAGTGGAAATGGATAGCTGGGGACAGAATATAAGACTGTCTCAAATTTATTATTCAGACCAGAGTCAGTCAGCGCGAATCAACGGAGAGTGGGTTAAGCCTGGCGACAATGTTGATGGTTTTCGGGTTAGCTCAGTCAACCCAAACAGCGTTATTTTAGAGAAAAACAACGAGAGAGTAGAGATTACTTTGTTTAAGCCGATAAAACAGAACGAGAAAGGCAATCCGGGGGCGGTACAATGA
- a CDS encoding tetratricopeptide repeat protein: MSVINKVLKDLDRRGQQPFSKRAASSAVERRSSHRLGLWLLALMLVIVLALVIFWWRSGSGNTMTVTESDPVEAQKVQERVKPLIDTAVIKVPAERTARSETDSQQSNEIEVRDLEPVTVTETEQEIAEKAEPLPEEPVLAAEETESETQKNGEFSKQAVQLSPAEISAQHIEKAQKAQQQGRLTSAEDHWRKALAVTPENKEVRKKLAALQFGRNKVSQALTTLEAGFKLNPDDFEFRLLSARILEKEARPAAALSLLKQATPDAGAYPEYVQKQALLAQSQGDYKAAADAYQRLIESEPAQGRWYLGKAVAQQEFAPEAAVASYKAALKRIKHQPTLDFIEQQIVTLKATESTGEQ, from the coding sequence ATGAGCGTTATTAATAAAGTTTTGAAAGATTTAGATCGTCGGGGGCAACAGCCCTTCTCGAAAAGGGCGGCGAGTAGCGCCGTTGAGCGCCGCAGTAGCCATCGTTTAGGGTTATGGTTGCTGGCGCTGATGCTGGTGATTGTTCTGGCTTTAGTTATTTTCTGGTGGCGGTCGGGTTCAGGAAATACGATGACGGTAACAGAGAGTGACCCGGTTGAAGCTCAGAAAGTGCAGGAACGGGTTAAGCCACTTATTGACACTGCGGTGATAAAAGTTCCAGCTGAGCGCACGGCTCGCTCTGAAACTGACTCGCAGCAATCTAATGAAATAGAGGTACGAGACTTAGAGCCGGTTACGGTTACTGAAACCGAGCAGGAAATAGCCGAAAAAGCAGAGCCCCTCCCAGAAGAGCCTGTTTTGGCCGCTGAAGAGACCGAAAGCGAGACGCAAAAAAATGGTGAGTTTAGTAAGCAAGCCGTGCAGCTCTCGCCAGCAGAAATTTCCGCACAACATATTGAAAAAGCGCAAAAAGCTCAGCAACAGGGACGCTTAACGTCGGCAGAAGACCATTGGCGTAAGGCGCTTGCTGTTACACCTGAAAATAAAGAGGTGCGAAAAAAGCTGGCGGCTTTGCAGTTTGGCCGGAATAAGGTATCGCAGGCATTAACAACGCTGGAAGCCGGTTTTAAGCTGAACCCGGATGACTTTGAGTTTCGTCTGTTAAGTGCCCGTATTCTCGAAAAAGAAGCGCGGCCTGCAGCTGCGCTGAGCTTATTGAAGCAAGCGACACCAGACGCTGGTGCCTATCCGGAATATGTCCAGAAACAGGCGTTGTTGGCCCAGTCGCAGGGTGACTACAAGGCAGCGGCTGACGCGTATCAACGTCTTATTGAGTCTGAACCTGCGCAGGGCCGCTGGTATTTAGGTAAGGCGGTGGCTCAACAGGAATTTGCGCCTGAGGCGGCGGTGGCATCCTACAAGGCAGCTTTAAAGCGAATCAAGCATCAGCCGACTCTCGACTTTATTGAGCAGCAAATTGTGACATTAAAGGCAACTGAATCAACAGGTGAGCAATGA
- a CDS encoding PilN domain-containing protein: MKQWVNLYRNELKPVKQRLTLTKVSSVLGVWLALLLVVVGVTQWQKTAVVEKNERLSATLNKINNKLEGSRERISRRQPSPQLQAEKQQLQQELQDARSFSQQIAEFRQSSSSSVSEFLQELAEITPEDIWLTDFSMSGENIRLHGQALNSEALVLWMDKFGQSSLLANKRFAVVELKRSEQGYQQFLLQSVRSSEDESNNE; this comes from the coding sequence ATGAAGCAATGGGTAAATCTGTACCGCAACGAGCTAAAGCCTGTAAAGCAGAGGCTCACCTTAACGAAGGTAAGCTCTGTTTTGGGTGTTTGGCTGGCGCTGTTGCTCGTTGTGGTTGGTGTTACTCAGTGGCAAAAGACAGCGGTTGTTGAAAAGAATGAGCGTTTGTCGGCTACTTTGAATAAGATAAATAATAAACTGGAAGGCAGCCGCGAGAGAATTTCCCGACGACAGCCGAGTCCACAATTGCAGGCAGAAAAACAGCAGTTGCAACAAGAGTTGCAGGACGCCAGAAGTTTCAGTCAGCAAATTGCAGAGTTTCGTCAAAGCAGCTCTTCATCCGTTAGTGAGTTTTTACAGGAACTTGCAGAAATCACCCCGGAAGACATCTGGTTAACCGATTTTTCAATGTCTGGCGAAAATATCCGTTTACACGGGCAAGCGCTAAACAGTGAAGCCTTAGTGCTATGGATGGATAAATTTGGGCAATCGAGCTTACTGGCTAATAAGCGTTTTGCGGTTGTTGAACTTAAGCGCAGTGAGCAGGGGTATCAGCAGTTTTTGCTGCAAAGCGTCAGAAGCAGTGAGGACGAATCAAACAATGAATAA
- the mshL gene encoding pilus (MSHA type) biogenesis protein MshL, giving the protein MKKVAAGALLLALSGCAYQPSYSPDEANKAMKPEASEKKETEAKKELPAEVSNFLNQTANKEQEDGLALLEEPRFVLQADDVDAKAFFYGLAADSPYNILVHPNVSGEISLSLKDVTLDETLDAVQDMYGFEVRRAGRTIQIYPAGVRTQTFSLDYLSLRRFGISQTEISGGGVSEERNQGSRNNSGSSNSNTRSEGSSLLGNNGGDYSRGSQQNQLQGNGSSINTQSETDLWGGLKDVIEGIIGGGNVVLSPQAGIVSVTASPEKLRAVGDFIDTLETRLQRQVILEARIIEVTLNDGYQQGINWRDMASGTGFGVDFNGVTPSNTTSATIGGLFGLTYEDPSNNFNGMIEMLQTQGTVQVLSNPRVSASNNQKAVIKIGQDEYFVTDVTSRTTSGVGDLTSSDSDIEFTPFFSGISLDVTPQISDDGEVILHVHPSVVETSEQEKVITVSGKESVLPLAKSNIRESDTIVKARNGEIVVLGGLMQTTNSEEVGKVPLLGDIPLLGELFTNRRNRQEKKELVILLKPTVVGVDTWRDELKRSRELLQEWFPDIEQ; this is encoded by the coding sequence ATGAAGAAAGTTGCAGCAGGAGCGTTATTGTTGGCACTGAGCGGCTGTGCTTATCAACCGAGCTATTCTCCAGATGAAGCCAATAAAGCAATGAAGCCGGAAGCTTCTGAGAAGAAAGAAACAGAGGCTAAAAAAGAGCTGCCAGCAGAAGTCAGTAACTTCTTAAATCAGACGGCAAATAAAGAACAAGAAGATGGACTGGCCTTACTCGAGGAGCCCCGGTTTGTGCTGCAGGCCGATGATGTTGACGCGAAAGCCTTCTTTTATGGGTTAGCGGCAGATTCACCTTATAATATTCTGGTACACCCCAATGTCAGTGGCGAAATCTCGTTAAGCCTGAAAGACGTGACCTTAGACGAGACGCTGGATGCCGTGCAGGACATGTACGGTTTTGAAGTTCGTCGTGCCGGACGTACTATTCAAATATACCCAGCCGGGGTAAGAACTCAAACATTCTCACTGGATTACCTGTCGCTGCGCCGCTTTGGTATTTCACAGACTGAAATTTCAGGTGGTGGTGTGAGCGAGGAGCGTAATCAAGGCTCGCGAAATAATTCTGGAAGCAGCAACAGTAATACTCGTTCCGAAGGGAGCTCTCTGCTCGGTAATAACGGTGGCGATTACAGTCGCGGCAGTCAGCAGAACCAGTTGCAAGGTAATGGCTCCAGCATTAATACCCAGTCAGAAACCGACTTATGGGGCGGTCTGAAAGACGTCATTGAAGGTATTATTGGCGGTGGTAATGTGGTGCTTTCACCGCAGGCGGGTATTGTCAGCGTTACAGCTTCGCCTGAAAAGTTAAGGGCTGTTGGAGACTTTATCGATACACTGGAAACACGTCTGCAACGCCAGGTGATTCTGGAAGCCCGTATAATTGAAGTGACCCTGAATGATGGTTATCAACAAGGGATAAACTGGCGTGATATGGCAAGCGGGACTGGCTTTGGCGTTGACTTTAACGGAGTGACACCAAGTAACACAACTTCGGCGACTATTGGCGGGCTCTTTGGTCTAACCTACGAAGATCCGTCCAATAATTTTAACGGCATGATAGAAATGCTGCAGACTCAAGGTACGGTGCAGGTACTCTCGAACCCTCGGGTTAGTGCATCAAATAACCAAAAGGCCGTTATAAAAATAGGCCAGGACGAATATTTTGTTACCGACGTTACCAGCCGCACGACATCGGGAGTTGGGGATTTGACATCGTCTGATTCCGATATTGAGTTTACACCGTTTTTCTCCGGTATTTCATTAGATGTAACCCCTCAGATAAGTGACGACGGTGAAGTAATACTTCATGTTCACCCCTCAGTGGTGGAAACCAGTGAACAGGAGAAAGTCATTACAGTGTCTGGCAAAGAGTCTGTATTGCCACTGGCTAAAAGCAACATTCGGGAGTCTGACACCATAGTTAAAGCACGCAATGGTGAAATTGTTGTGCTGGGTGGTTTAATGCAAACCACAAATTCTGAGGAAGTGGGTAAAGTCCCGTTACTGGGTGACATTCCGTTGTTGGGCGAGTTATTTACTAACCGCCGCAACCGCCAGGAAAAGAAAGAGCTGGTTATATTACTGAAACCGACTGTGGTGGGTGTTGATACCTGGCGCGATGAACTGAAACGATCTCGCGAACTGCTGCAGGAATGGTTCCCGGATATAGAGCAATAA
- a CDS encoding Type II secretory pathway component, which translates to MLGLSKQKENDHRICFQVTQNSVRLLIVKGSGKAPELIVNDHEQVQQDSLVKHAETLLGKYSRLSLKHASVTLLLGTDLYESVQVDRPALDPAEISGSLKYTLSDLVSFSAEEIIADYYEFPEQPSGQDKLVAVAANKNFLMPWVELFNEHDLSLTDIAITELALPRLAETQSHAELTLYQNPAGNYIAQINTPKGLMFTRLLRGVTDVSKYTESEIEAGALEPLATELQRSVDYFESHLRQAPISRIILAVEHMTPEALEKSLAELLAVECTRYQYPLWSADLREGDYSDLAGLGVLVEGDL; encoded by the coding sequence GTGCTAGGACTTTCAAAGCAAAAAGAAAATGATCACCGCATTTGCTTTCAGGTAACGCAAAACAGCGTCCGTCTTCTTATTGTAAAAGGGTCAGGTAAAGCTCCTGAGCTGATTGTTAACGATCATGAACAAGTGCAGCAGGACAGCTTAGTTAAACACGCAGAAACTCTGCTGGGAAAATATTCGCGTTTGTCATTAAAACACGCAAGCGTTACTTTGTTGCTAGGAACGGACTTATACGAGTCTGTTCAAGTTGATCGGCCCGCTCTGGATCCCGCTGAAATTTCAGGAAGCTTAAAATATACGTTAAGCGATTTAGTCTCTTTTTCGGCGGAAGAAATCATTGCCGACTATTATGAGTTTCCCGAGCAGCCATCCGGTCAGGATAAACTGGTTGCAGTTGCGGCGAACAAAAACTTTTTAATGCCCTGGGTTGAGTTATTTAATGAGCATGATTTGAGCTTAACGGATATCGCAATTACGGAATTGGCGCTACCCCGCCTAGCCGAGACTCAGAGTCACGCTGAACTCACTTTATATCAAAACCCCGCGGGCAATTACATTGCTCAAATTAATACCCCAAAAGGTTTGATGTTTACTCGCCTGCTACGCGGTGTGACCGATGTGTCTAAATACACAGAGAGCGAAATAGAAGCTGGCGCCTTAGAGCCTTTAGCAACAGAGTTACAGCGTTCGGTCGATTATTTCGAAAGTCATTTGCGACAGGCTCCCATTAGCCGAATTATTCTCGCCGTAGAACATATGACGCCGGAAGCTCTTGAAAAAAGCCTGGCTGAGCTGTTAGCAGTAGAGTGCACTAGGTACCAGTACCCGCTATGGTCTGCTGACCTGCGCGAGGGCGACTACTCCGATCTTGCGGGCTTAGGTGTTTTAGTCGAGGGCGATTTATGA
- a CDS encoding thymidine kinase, translated as MASLYFTYSAMNAGKSTSLLQVAHNYEERQQHVLLMTPALDDRAGKGRIASRLGIGRDAVSFTHRTDLSAVVRARYMQQAIDCVLIDEAQFLSEEQVWQLSSLADTDNIPVMCYGIRTDAFGNAFPGSAVLLAIADKLVEMKTICHCGRKATMSLRVDEQGNAIRMGQQIAIGGNDRYVSCCRKHWKEAMGLC; from the coding sequence ATGGCTTCTCTCTATTTCACTTATTCGGCAATGAACGCAGGCAAAAGCACCTCGTTATTGCAAGTGGCGCACAACTACGAAGAGCGCCAACAACATGTCTTACTAATGACGCCAGCTTTAGATGATCGGGCAGGTAAAGGGCGTATTGCATCCCGATTAGGTATTGGTCGCGATGCGGTGTCTTTCACCCATCGGACAGATTTATCTGCCGTAGTCCGGGCTCGCTACATGCAACAGGCAATTGACTGCGTGTTAATTGATGAAGCACAGTTTTTAAGTGAAGAGCAGGTGTGGCAGCTGTCCAGCCTGGCCGACACCGACAACATTCCGGTAATGTGTTACGGCATTCGGACGGACGCTTTTGGCAACGCCTTTCCCGGCAGCGCGGTGTTGTTGGCTATCGCCGACAAACTGGTGGAAATGAAAACCATCTGCCACTGTGGTCGCAAAGCAACCATGTCATTGCGGGTTGACGAACAGGGCAATGCGATACGCATGGGGCAACAAATAGCTATTGGTGGCAATGATCGTTACGTTTCCTGTTGTCGTAAACACTGGAAAGAAGCCATGGGGCTGTGCTAA
- a CDS encoding ExeA family protein has protein sequence MYLYHYGLRELPFTITPNTQFYFDLNSHHEAFEVVLTALKTGEGFIKITGEVGTGKTLLCRRLLNDIPDFFKTAYVPDSYLDPAELRLAIAQELDLETEEMTNQQQLARALQQRLLDINKNGQAVVILIDEAQALPEKSLEALRLLSNLETERRKLVHIVLLGQPELDERLSQKAFRQLRQRISFSHKLTAMNAGETADYIAHRMDVAGYQGTPIFDWKLVRRLHRCSRGVPRLINMLCHKMLLLAYGEGRHQLSTRDLKLAVNDTEDTELTRSVWLPVTVSVCVLFLVAAALSYWQMGGSL, from the coding sequence ATGTACTTATACCATTACGGCTTACGCGAACTGCCCTTTACGATAACGCCGAACACGCAGTTCTACTTCGACTTGAACAGCCATCACGAGGCTTTCGAGGTGGTTTTAACGGCGTTAAAAACTGGTGAAGGCTTTATTAAAATTACCGGAGAAGTCGGAACCGGTAAAACCTTGCTGTGCCGACGTTTATTAAACGACATTCCTGACTTTTTTAAAACCGCTTATGTTCCGGACTCATACCTTGACCCGGCAGAACTGAGGCTGGCCATTGCTCAGGAGCTGGACCTGGAAACCGAAGAAATGACCAACCAGCAGCAGCTGGCGCGGGCACTACAACAGCGCTTGCTCGATATAAATAAAAACGGGCAGGCCGTGGTGATACTCATTGATGAGGCACAGGCGCTACCGGAAAAAAGTCTCGAAGCTTTGCGCTTACTGTCCAACTTAGAAACCGAACGGCGTAAATTGGTGCATATTGTTTTACTGGGTCAGCCGGAACTGGATGAGCGTTTGTCACAAAAAGCCTTTAGGCAACTTCGTCAGCGAATCAGTTTTTCGCATAAATTAACCGCCATGAACGCGGGTGAAACGGCCGATTATATAGCGCACCGTATGGATGTTGCCGGTTATCAGGGCACTCCGATATTTGACTGGAAGTTAGTCCGGCGATTACACCGTTGCAGCCGTGGCGTACCCCGTTTAATTAACATGCTGTGTCATAAAATGCTGCTGCTGGCTTATGGTGAAGGACGTCATCAACTGTCGACGCGGGACCTAAAGTTAGCGGTTAATGATACTGAAGACACAGAATTGACTCGCTCTGTATGGCTTCCCGTAACTGTGTCTGTGTGCGTACTTTTTCTGGTGGCAGCCGCGCTCAGTTATTGGCAAATGGGTGGTTCGCTATGA
- a CDS encoding Type II secretory pathway component, with translation MNNWWLRAQETFNSMPGRQRALLSLAGFLIITLPLMSYVISPALEQSKALSVENARIASQIEQSEQLEQDVQAQLANDIDAPLRAEIKQLKQRLAQAKGDFSKSQVLLPAQQRKQFLNSVLRLASELGMDSLEAKEPTVVFETGSIKLYQHAVQAEFTGRFFAVSDFVDTLQKEYPNVQWARFDYQVGDYPTATVTIVWYLLSTDKEFISA, from the coding sequence ATGAATAACTGGTGGTTACGCGCACAAGAAACCTTTAACTCTATGCCCGGGAGACAGCGAGCCCTTTTGTCTCTGGCCGGTTTTTTAATTATTACCCTGCCGCTTATGAGTTACGTTATTTCCCCAGCGCTGGAGCAGAGCAAAGCGCTTTCTGTGGAAAATGCCCGTATTGCTTCTCAAATAGAGCAGTCTGAGCAATTAGAGCAGGACGTGCAGGCGCAGTTAGCTAATGATATTGATGCTCCGCTCAGGGCGGAAATTAAGCAGTTGAAGCAGCGGTTAGCTCAGGCAAAAGGCGACTTTTCAAAAAGCCAGGTTTTATTGCCCGCGCAACAACGAAAACAGTTTCTAAACAGTGTGTTACGTCTTGCCTCAGAACTGGGAATGGATAGTTTAGAAGCTAAAGAGCCGACCGTCGTATTTGAAACCGGGTCTATTAAACTCTATCAACATGCTGTGCAGGCGGAATTTACCGGGCGCTTTTTCGCGGTATCCGACTTTGTGGATACGTTGCAAAAAGAATACCCGAATGTCCAGTGGGCCCGCTTTGACTATCAGGTAGGCGACTACCCGACAGCAACAGTAACTATAGTTTGGTATCTGCTAAGTACGGATAAGGAGTTTATCAGTGCTTAG